A stretch of DNA from Fimbriimonadia bacterium:
TTGATGGACTCGCTGCCGATGAAGCTCTTCGTCTTGCTCACCACCCAGCCCAGTCCGGCCTCGATCGGGTTGATGTCCTTGGTCAGTTCGTGCCCGTACAGCGGCAGCCCGGCTTCCAGCCGCAGCACGTCCCGCGCTGCAAGGCCGCACGGCTTCACCTCTGCATCCAGCAGGGCGCGCCACACGACGGACGCATCCTCCGCGCCTAGGATCAGTTCGAAGCCATCCTCACCGGTGTACCCCGTTCGTGCACCGAAGACTGCTCGGCCAGCTATGTGAAACTCTCGCCCAGTAAACTTGGACATTTCAGACAGATCCTCGCCCGCTAGGCGATTGACGATCGGCACGGCATTCGGGCCTTGCACGGCAATCATGGCGGTCCGCTCGGTTTCGTCTTCCAGCGACACCCCGTCGCGCAGGTGGTTCGTCAGCCACGCGACGTCCTTCTCGTGGTTCGCCGCGTTCACCACCATGCGGAACCACTCGGGCCCGATGCGGTAAAGGATTATGTCATCCACGCACCCGCCGTCCGGGTAGCAGAGCAGGGAGTACTGTGAGGCGCCGTCCACTAGCTTGCTGACGTCGTTCGCGGTCATCTGTTCCAGGTACTCGAAGGCTGCAGGGCCCCGAAAGTGCAGGCGCGCCATGTGGCTCACGTCGAACATGCCCGCAGTGCGGCGTACCGCCAGGGACTCCTGAATGACGCCCTCGTACTGCACGGGCATCTCCCAGCCCGCGAACTCGACCATCTTCGCGCCCAGGGCGAGGTGTTCTGCATGAAGCGGTGTGCGTTTGATGTCCATGGTGGTGACCCTCTTTGCTTTCGCCACCGGCCAGCAGGGCGAGCCGAGAAGGCTCAGTTTCGGTGGCTGCCAATCCATTCTCCAGTCAGGCGCGCAGCCCTGCAGACCCTCGGGTCCATCTACCCACGCTCTCTGCGGGTCGAGCGATCTAGCGCCAGCACTCCCGCCACCAGCTTGTAGCAATACCCGTGAAACGGTTCGCCTAAGCTGATGACTAGAACTACGTGGGACTCGTCCGAAAGGCCCGCCGCAGAGCATTCGAAAGTCCCAACGGGTAGATGCCGAAGCTTGGTTTCCCAAACCTCGTCAGTTAGGACGAGATCGTAGTAGGTAGTCGCAAACCAGAACTGTGTGCGAACCTGGCGTTTGCCTGTCGCGCTCCGCGTGATCTCCCACCTCAGCTCGAGTGGACTGACAGCCGTAAGCGATGAACCGAGAGTCTCTCCGGGTTTCGGGAAACTGACACGGTCCGAATTGTTTCCGAATATCAGACCATCTGTCGCCAGAGCGCGCCGCACGAGTCTGGTGGCCGTGGACGGCTCGCAGGGCCGCTGTAGCAGCTTCCAGCCGACAGGTGCGACCACGGCGTTCTCAGGTTGGCGCGGCTTGGGCGCTGGCCGCAGTAGTGGGACGCTCAAGACATCGAGTGTCCTAGGATGTGAACCATCTCGAAGGCGGATCTGCGAGAGCATCAGCTCGCCGTCGCGCTCTTGGCTCACAGGACGGATCCACCCGCGGCCATCCATGCGCAAGCCTGCCACGCATCGTCCACCAAGCTTCCGAGAGTTAGCTACGCAGAGGATTTCGACGTTGTACACAGCGACCTCACAAGTGCACGATGTCGACTCCGCCCCACTGATTGGCCAGGTACTCCGCCACCAGCCGCCGATGGCAGTGTTCCGCCGTGTGCTCGCTGCACAAGAGGACCGTGGGTCGGTCGAAGAGGCTCTTCGGAATTGCTGCCTCGATCTGCCTCGACCGCATTAGTGCGAGGAAGCTACGCTCGTACTCGCCCCAATCGCCCTTGCGCTTCTTGAATGCGTCCAGGATGTCCTGAGTGGGCGCCAAAAGCGGTTCGTGCACGTAGTCGCATCCGCATAACTCCCGGAGAAAGAATGCCAGGTCGTCTTTTTTGGTGAAAGCTGCAAGTTGCGAGGTGTTGTTCAGTCGGATGTCAACCACTCGTCGGATTCCTGCGTTTCGAATGAGGCCGAAGAATTGCTCGGCGGACTTCTGCGTGAAACCGATCGTGTAGATAACCACTCCTCCTCCTCCTCGAAGAGCGATGCCTGTCCACCCTGCTCGCTGGCCGTCAGCTCTTCTTCAGTCTGCGTAGTGCCGTTGGGCAGGATGTGCACGATGCGTACACCCTCGCGCTGCAGCGCGCGACCGACCAGCAGCCTCCGGTGGCATTCGGTCGGGTCGCCTTCCCCACACATGATGGCGGTTCGCGCCTGGCCCGCCAGGTCAATCAGCCGTTCCAAGCCGGCCCGAAACCACTCGCTCTCCGCCATCGCGCCGTAGCGCACGCGGCCAGCTTCGTCGTAGAAGTGGCTTTCGGCGGGCCTTCCACCCAACCGGTCGCCCATGAACTCGTATCCGATGCCGCGTGACTGCAGGGAGCCCTCTAGGGAATCGCGATTGAACTGACCGGCATAGCGCGAGAATGGTTGCGAGCGCACGTCCACGAGCATCACGACACCCTGCTCCTGGAGCAGTTCGCAGAAACGCCCGATGTCGTGGTTCGAGTGTCCGATGGTAAGAATCGTAGGCATATCTGGCTGCGAGTGATCTACGTGGCTCACGCTCCGGTCCATGCGTATATTCTACTCTGCTTGCAGGGGACCACCTCGCACGGCAGTCAAGGAGAGGGCCGCACGGGGATGCGCATGTCGCCTTCGGCAACTAGCAGGTCCTCGTCTAAGGTCAGCGTGCAAATAGTCAGCGCGCCGTACAGCTTTAGGTCCGCAGTCTCGTCCACTACCGGGTTCAGCCGGGAAATAAACGTCTGTGCTGCAGCAGGCTCCAGCTTGCGACCGCCGATGGTGACGGATGCCCGCACCACGTTCAGCCGCCTTCCATCTTCCACTTCCATCTCGCCTTCCACCCGAAAGCTCATGGTGGCCAGAAAGCGGGCCGTCCCTTCGGCTTCGAACCGCCCATCTCGCAACCGGATCGTGAGGGACTCCAGCATAGGGTTCTTGGCCAGCAGATACTCCGCGAGCGCGGCCCCAGACACCTCCACCCGGCCCTTCCCGACGCCGCTCTCGGTCAGGCGGATGCGTTTCTTGGTGAGCGCATACGACCAGTCGTAGCGGCAGTCGGGGATCTCCCCCCACATGTCTCGTACCCGCAGTCCCGTGATGCTGGAGTCGCGTAACCGAATCGTCAGCGTTTCGATGTGCCCCGCCCGCGAGAACGTGGGCTCCGTGAAGAGCGGCAGGCCCTCGGTGTGAATGCCCTTGGCGAAGAACGCCGCCTCGGCCATCGAACCGTCGGCAAAGGAGAGCAGGTAGCGCGGCTTCACCTTGAGTTCGAGCCGTCCCTTTGGCTCCGGCAGCTTTGAGCGAATGTCCTCGGCGGCGGCAACCTCGAACGAACGGACCGCGTGTCGGCCACCGATGATCACGATGGCCAAGGCAAGCAACCACTTCTCCACTTAGGCGCCGCCGAGATAAGCTTCCCGCACCGCCGGGCTCTTCAGCAGGTTCTCGCCCGTGTCGCACAACACCACGCGACCGGTTTCCAGCACATAGCCACGGTTCGCAATCTCGAGCGCGCGGTGTGCGTTCTGCTCGACCAGGAGGATCGTCCCGCCCTGTTCGTTTAGCCGCCCGATGATCGAGAATATCTCTTTCACCAATGTCGGGGCGAGACCGAGCGAGGGCTCGTCCAATAGCATCAGCTTGGGCCTGGCCATCAGCGCTCGCCCGATTGCTAGCATCTGCTGCTCACCGCCCGAAAGCGTGCCGGCGTTCTGGTGCAACCTCTCCCTAAGGCGAGGGAAGGTGTTCAGCGCGAACTCCAAATCCTCCGCAATGCCGTCATCCTTGCGGGTGAACGCGCCCATCTGCAGGTTTTCCAGGGTAGACATGTTCGTGAAGATGCGCCGACCTTCGGGGGCGTGGCTGATTCCGGCGCTCACGATCCGGTCGGGGCTCCATTCAAGGAGGCTGCGACCCTGAAACGAGATGGACCCGGAACGTGCGGGCACCAGTCCGGAAATGGTTCTGAGCAGAGTGCTCTTGCCCGCGCCGTTGCTGCCGATGATAGACACGATTTCGCCTTCGGAAACGTCCAGCGAAACGGAGTTCAGCGCCTGGATGGCGCCATAGTAGACGTTCAGGTCACGAATGGAGAGCACGACCGACTATACCTCGGTCCTACGACGAGGGCGTCGGGCTCAGCGAAGAAGGCTGTCTATGAACTCGCCGATGACAGCCTTGGGGTCGGGCGGCACCCGATCGCCTAGAACGGCATAGGAGATGCCGCGATCTTCCCACGATGCCACGAAGTGTGTGGGTGCGCAGACGGCCTGCACTTCGGTCTCTCCGATGGTCCAGTTTTCCGCGGCCTCCTGGAGCCGGAAGCGCGTGCGCGAGATGAAGTAGCGCAACTCGCCTCCCTTTCGCATCTGATAGGTGAGCACGCCGATGGTCGGGTTCTCATACACTGCGACCTGGCTGAGCTTGCCACCGACCAAGCTGAGGTTCACAGGCGGAACGTCCGCGTTTAGGTGCATTCGAACCAAGGCGAAGGCTTCACCCGTGTGTGAAGTCTGCTTAACCACAACGGGTGCAACCGTGTCGCGCACAATCCCGTCCTGGCTGATCACGATCCCGGGGCTAATGTACCGATGGAGGGGCTCGTAGCTAACCGCTGCCAGCGCCATGACCGCGGCGAAGCCCGCAGCGGCGAACGCAATGCGCCGAGTCCGCGCACGGACCCGCACTGCCTTGTCGAGAGCGGCGAGCGTTCGCGGCCACAACCCCTCGGGTATCGGCTCGATCACTCGCTTGTCGCGAACCAGATCGCGCGTCTCGCGGCATTCCTCGGCGAGCTTACGGCAGCCGGGGCAGACACTGACGTGCGACTCCGCGAGCTCAGTCTCACGGCAACCCAACTCGTGGTCCACGTATGCGGCTACGATGTCTCGGAAGTCAGAGCAGTTCATGGCTCTTTGCTTTCCTTGTCAGGCAAGACGTCCTGAAGCCTGCGGCGCAGCTCGGCGCGCCCTCTCGACACCCTGGAACGGACGGTGCCGATGGGAACGCTGAGAGCGTCCGCTGCTTCCTGATACGTCAAGTCTTGCAAATCCACGTAGATCAGCGCCTTCTTGTATTCCTCCGGCAGGTTCCGGATGGCACGAACGATGGTCTCGAATTCCCAGTGCTCCATCGCGGCGAGTGCCGGCGATATGTTATTGTCGGGCAGATCCGCCACTCCTCGGCCCTCCGTTGCGTCCATCGAAACTGTTTTTGCTCTTCGACCTTGCCGATGGTATTCATTTATATAGCAGTTGGTCAAGATACGATACACCCAGCTTCGAAACGCCTGTCCGCCCGGCAGTTTTTCTCGAAACGTTCCGAAGTTCCGGAACGCTCGCAGGATGGCTTCCTGGAACAGGTCGGCGGCATCATCCGGGTTCCTGGCAAGTCTCAGGGCCGCGTTGTACAACCCCGTTGTGTGCGGGGATAGGAGCCTTTCGAACTCGTCTCGTTCAGCCTCGGAGTGATGCCAACCTAGCCTCATCCTGGCCACCCATTATGACAAGCGCGGTGGCCCGCTCGGTTCCACAATAGCGTGCCCGGCCCGTGCGTTCCGATGGCATTCACCGACCTAAGGCCCCCCCTTCGGCCCGTAGCGTGACGACCGACGAAGGCAAGTCGTCCTCGCTCCCGTCAGGGAATCGCACACGCAAGTAGCCTAAGTCCGTAATCCCTATCGCTATTCCCGTGAGGCCATCGGGCGTCTGCACCTGCCGCCCAGCGGAGTCGTCGCGAGCCCGGAACTCCGATACGGTCCGAGCCGCATCCCACGGTTCGCGGCTGCGGAATGCGTCCCAAAACGTGATCTCCATTCCGTCAACGTCAACTTCCTTCCCGCACAAGTGCCGGATCGAGCAGGCGCGGCCGGCCAGCTCCGCCGGAAACCCCTGAGCGTTCACATTTAACCCAACACCCAGAACTACTACCGGATGGCTTTCGGGGTCGGCCACTACTTCGACCAGCACGCCGGCCACCTTGCATTTCTCCACCAATACGTCATTGGGCCAGCGCAACCGGACCCTGCAACCCGCACCAGTCGCCTGTTCGACCACCTCGGCCAAGGAACAAGCCGCGGCAAGTCCGATCATTCCAGCCTGAACAGGAGCCCGAATACCCCAAAGGATGTAACTGATGGCCAGATTGCCCTCACCTGAATACCAGTCGGTGCCCCATCGCCCACGCCCGGAGGTCTGGGTGTCGGCCCTGACGGCATCGAACTGCCGCCAGCCCTTGCGGACCAACTCCACGGCGACGTCTTGGGTAGAACCGACCGTACGCAGTCGCAACACGGCGAGCTCCCGCGGAAGCATCAGAACACGATCTCCTCTTCACGTCCCCTGATTCCGGCGACCAGGCCGAGCGAGCAGAAAGCCACCAGTGTGCTCGTCCCTCCGTAGCTTACGAGCGGCAATGGCACCCCGACGACCGGGAATAGCCCGATCACCATGGCCACGTTCACGATGACATGGTAGGCCCACATGCTCAGCACCCCCGCGACGATCAACCGGTACAGAGCAGGACTTGCTGCAATCATCGCTCTCCACAGTCGGTACATGAGCAGTCCGTAGGCTCCGAGTAGGATCGCACTGCCCATGAAGCCGCCCTCTTCTCCCACCACCGTGAAGATGAAGTCGGTCTCTTGCACCGGGATCCAGGCTCCCTCCTTTTGGCGACCCTGCAGATAGCCCTTGCCGGCCAACTGACCGCTGCCCACGGCCAGACGTGCCTGAAGGACTTGATACCCAGCACCTCGCGGATCTGCGGTCGGGTCGAGGAAGGCCACGACTCGGTCCTTCTGGTAGTCCCGGATGATCCCCTGTTCCCACGCAATCCCGAACAGGGCCGCCACAGCTGCGAGCCACAGTCCCAGCATCTTCAGAGGAAGTCCTGCGATGAAGCACATCCCGAACCAAATGCCTACGAACACGAGAGCCGTTCCTAGGTCTGGCTGCTTGAAGACCAACGCAGCGGGAACCGCGATGTGCAGCAGGGAAAGCCAGAACGTCGCCAGCGCTCCCGAATGCGAGGAGCGATAGGCCAGCAGCCGGGCCAGAGTGATGATCAGCAGCAGTTTGGCGAGCTCCGACGGTTGGAACTGCAGGGGACCGATTTCCATCCACCGCTGTGCGCCACCGATGTGGACGCCGGCGAACAGAACCACAGCGAGCATCGCGATCGCCAGCACGTACAGCTTCCGCCAGTGGGTTACCCAGAACCGCGGCGGCACCAGCGCGAATACGACGGCCCCCATCATGCCGATGGCGACCCAGAGCAGGTGCTTTTTGAACACTGTACTACCTTCGGCTAGCACCGCCGAGTACACCGCGGTGATGCCGGCAATCGTGAGAAGAATCGTCGTTAGCACGAGGTACCAGTCCACGCGCTTCAGCATTCGACGGTACGAGGTATCGGTCACCATCCGACTGCTTGTCCATCTGCCCGAGGGTCCGATCCCGCGGACATAACTCCGTCTTCCGCAACCCGGATCACTTGCACCGCACTCGGGTGCGTCCACGGTGGGATGCTCCGGGCCGGATGGCCCCTCGCACGAAGTTGCTCTACAGCAGAAGGGTCGCTCTTGTCCTCGATGTCTAGCGTCAGATCACCGCGACCTAACCACCCTGGCGTCCGATACGCCCAGCGCGGCCGCTCGGCTGCTTCCTGGGCATCCATTCCGAAGTCTGCGATGCACTGAATCACCTGCAGATTGGTCTGCACCTGCACGTGTCCACCCGGGGTGCCGCCGAGAAAGGCCACTCGCCCATTTTTCAGCGCGAGATAGGTGTTCAGTGTGTGCACCGGGCGCTTGCCGGGTGCATAGGAATTAGGTCCCTCGCCAGGGTCGAAGCCGTTCATGCGGTTGTTCATCAGAATACCGAGGCCCGGCGCCACCACCGCCGCGCCCCAGGGCAAAAACACACTCTGGATGAAGCTGATCGCGTTCCCCTCGCCGTCCGCGATGCAGAAGGATGTCGTGTCGGTTCCTGCACGACCCGGTCCAAGGCCAACGCCGGATGCACGGAGTGGATCGATAGTCCTGCGACGGTCGGCCAGGGTCTTGGGAGAGAGTAGGTGCGTCCAGACTTCCGATCCATCGCCGAGGGTCGCCAGGCGATCCGCGAACGCAGCCTTGTGCGCCTCTACCTGCAGGTGGATGAGGTCTGCAGACCCCGGTTCCAGTCTCGCTATCGCGAACCCTTCGAGGATTCCCAGAGCTTCCAGCAACACGATGCCTTGCGACATGGGGGGCTGTCCGCAGACATCGAAACCCCTATAACCGATTCGTAGTGGCGGCTCCAGCGATATGTCGAAGCCGCTTAGGTCTTGTTCGGTCACGGCACTGCCGAGCGAACGAAGGCTTGCGACTAACTTCCGCCCGATCCGGCCGTCGTAGAAGTCGCCTGGCCCGCACGATGCCAAGTCATAGAGTGTTGCAGCTAGGTTCTGCTGTCGAACGATAGTCCCTTCCGCCGGTGCCTGCCCCTCAATCAGAAACTGCTCGCAGGTTTCCTTGCTGCTTCTCAGCACGCCGAGGTGCCCGGCTGCGGCCCGAGCCCACCGTCGCCCCACCGGGCAGCCTTTCTCGGCAAGTTCGATGGCATCGGTAAGGAGCGATGCGAACGGTAACCGACCGTATCGCTCGTGAAGTCGTTGCCACAGCCTTACGAGCCCCGGCACGGTGAAAGCATGGGCTCCGCGTTCCTCGTGTTTGGGCGAGAGTGGACCTGCAGCTGGCGAAGGTCCCGCTCCGTTTGCAGCCAGCACTTCGCTCCGTGACGCATCGAAGAGCACGGCAAACCCATCGCCTCCCAAATGGCTCGCCGACGGTTCGACCACGCACAGCACAGCCGACACCGCGATGGCAGCGTCGAAGACGGACCCTCCAGTGTGCAACACCGTGAGGCCCGCCGACGAAGCCAAGGGATGCGAAGTGCAAGCCAAACCGCGGCGGGCATACACGATCCCGCGTGTGTGCTGCCAGGTCACGTCTGCGCTCCTGCCGAAGCCCTACGGAACGACAGCTACCGCCTCAATCTCCACACGTGCACCCTTGGGCAGGGCAGCGACCTGCACGGTGGAGCGAGCCGGTGGGTCGGTAGGGAAAAACTCGGCGTAGACTTCGTTCACAGTGGCGAAGTCCGCCATGTCTGCGAGGAAGATGGTAGTCTTGACGACATCTGCAAGAGAGGCGCCGCCCGCTTCGAGAACCGCTTTGAGGTTTTCTAACACGCGTGTCGTTTGCGCGGCGATGTCTCCCGAAACCATCTCGCCCGTGGCCGGTTCGAGTGGGATTTGCCCCGACGTGAAGAGCAGCGTTCCCGATACCTTGATCGCCTGGCTATAGGGTCCGATTGCCGCAGGCGCGCGCTCGGTTCCAACTGTATGTCGCATCGCTGTGTCCTCTCTAGCGGATCGCCGCTTCGGTTTCGCAGTCGAACAGGTGTACCTTGTCCACGTTCAGCACGAAGTCGGCCTTCTCGCCTTCCTTCCGCGTTTGCTCGGCGGGAACGGTGGCGACGAGGGAGTGCGGGCCGAGAGCCAGGTAGTAGGTGTCGTTGGCGCCCATCGGCTCAATCACGTCGACCACCGCTTGAAAAGCTGCTCCTGCCACGCCGTTGTTCCTCGGGAATATGTCTTCTGGCCGGATCCCGATCTCAACGCGCCTGCCCCGGTATGCCTCCAGGGTCGCGGCGCGGTCCGGCGGCACCGGGATAACCAACTCCTCGTTCACTCTTACACCGAGCGGCCCATCCTTGGTCACCTCACCGAAGATGAAGTTCATCGGCGGCGTGCCGATGAACCCCGCTACGAATCGGTTCGCCGGCCAGCGGTAGACGTGCTCGGGAATGTCGCACTGCTGAAGTATGCCGTCGCGCATCACCGCAATTCGGTCGCCCATCGTCATCGCTTCCACCTGGTCGTGCGTGACGTAAATGGTGGTGATCCCCAACCGCCGGTGCAGTCGGATCAGCTCGGCCCGCGTCTGCACCCTCAGCTTCGCGTCGAGGTTCGAGAGCGGCTCGTCCATCAAGAACACCTTCGGCT
This window harbors:
- a CDS encoding sigma-70 family RNA polymerase sigma factor, with translation MRLGWHHSEAERDEFERLLSPHTTGLYNAALRLARNPDDAADLFQEAILRAFRNFGTFREKLPGGQAFRSWVYRILTNCYINEYHRQGRRAKTVSMDATEGRGVADLPDNNISPALAAMEHWEFETIVRAIRNLPEEYKKALIYVDLQDLTYQEAADALSVPIGTVRSRVSRGRAELRRRLQDVLPDKESKEP
- a CDS encoding ABC transporter ATP-binding protein, which produces MAGVTFHETTKRFKNITAVDSLSLEVKDKEFMVLVGPSGCGKTTALRMVAGLEEVTSGEIRIGDVVVNDVPPKDRDIAMVFQNYALYPHMNVYDNIAFGLKLRQLKGVFWQWTHLAEARRRRQSIDARVRDAAEMLGLADLLRRRPRELSGGQRQRVALGRAIVREPKVFLMDEPLSNLDAKLRVQTRAELIRLHRRLGITTIYVTHDQVEAMTMGDRIAVMRDGILQQCDIPEHVYRWPANRFVAGFIGTPPMNFIFGEVTKDGPLGVRVNEELVIPVPPDRAATLEAYRGRRVEIGIRPEDIFPRNNGVAGAAFQAVVDVIEPMGANDTYYLALGPHSLVATVPAEQTRKEGEKADFVLNVDKVHLFDCETEAAIR
- a CDS encoding DUF488 domain-containing protein encodes the protein MDRSVSHVDHSQPDMPTILTIGHSNHDIGRFCELLQEQGVVMLVDVRSQPFSRYAGQFNRDSLEGSLQSRGIGYEFMGDRLGGRPAESHFYDEAGRVRYGAMAESEWFRAGLERLIDLAGQARTAIMCGEGDPTECHRRLLVGRALQREGVRIVHILPNGTTQTEEELTASEQGGQASLFEEEEEWLSTRSVSRRSPPSNSSASFETQESDEWLTSD
- a CDS encoding DUF488 domain-containing protein; translated protein: MVIYTIGFTQKSAEQFFGLIRNAGIRRVVDIRLNNTSQLAAFTKKDDLAFFLRELCGCDYVHEPLLAPTQDILDAFKKRKGDWGEYERSFLALMRSRQIEAAIPKSLFDRPTVLLCSEHTAEHCHRRLVAEYLANQWGGVDIVHL
- a CDS encoding zf-HC2 domain-containing protein — its product is MNCSDFRDIVAAYVDHELGCRETELAESHVSVCPGCRKLAEECRETRDLVRDKRVIEPIPEGLWPRTLAALDKAVRVRARTRRIAFAAAGFAAVMALAAVSYEPLHRYISPGIVISQDGIVRDTVAPVVVKQTSHTGEAFALVRMHLNADVPPVNLSLVGGKLSQVAVYENPTIGVLTYQMRKGGELRYFISRTRFRLQEAAENWTIGETEVQAVCAPTHFVASWEDRGISYAVLGDRVPPDPKAVIGEFIDSLLR
- the rodA gene encoding rod shape-determining protein RodA, coding for MVTDTSYRRMLKRVDWYLVLTTILLTIAGITAVYSAVLAEGSTVFKKHLLWVAIGMMGAVVFALVPPRFWVTHWRKLYVLAIAMLAVVLFAGVHIGGAQRWMEIGPLQFQPSELAKLLLIITLARLLAYRSSHSGALATFWLSLLHIAVPAALVFKQPDLGTALVFVGIWFGMCFIAGLPLKMLGLWLAAVAALFGIAWEQGIIRDYQKDRVVAFLDPTADPRGAGYQVLQARLAVGSGQLAGKGYLQGRQKEGAWIPVQETDFIFTVVGEEGGFMGSAILLGAYGLLMYRLWRAMIAASPALYRLIVAGVLSMWAYHVIVNVAMVIGLFPVVGVPLPLVSYGGTSTLVAFCSLGLVAGIRGREEEIVF
- a CDS encoding LmeA family phospholipid-binding protein, with the translated sequence MEKWLLALAIVIIGGRHAVRSFEVAAAEDIRSKLPEPKGRLELKVKPRYLLSFADGSMAEAAFFAKGIHTEGLPLFTEPTFSRAGHIETLTIRLRDSSITGLRVRDMWGEIPDCRYDWSYALTKKRIRLTESGVGKGRVEVSGAALAEYLLAKNPMLESLTIRLRDGRFEAEGTARFLATMSFRVEGEMEVEDGRRLNVVRASVTIGGRKLEPAAAQTFISRLNPVVDETADLKLYGALTICTLTLDEDLLVAEGDMRIPVRPSP
- a CDS encoding RidA family protein; the protein is MRHTVGTERAPAAIGPYSQAIKVSGTLLFTSGQIPLEPATGEMVSGDIAAQTTRVLENLKAVLEAGGASLADVVKTTIFLADMADFATVNEVYAEFFPTDPPARSTVQVAALPKGARVEIEAVAVVP
- the gcvT gene encoding glycine cleavage system aminomethyltransferase GcvT, which encodes MDIKRTPLHAEHLALGAKMVEFAGWEMPVQYEGVIQESLAVRRTAGMFDVSHMARLHFRGPAAFEYLEQMTANDVSKLVDGASQYSLLCYPDGGCVDDIILYRIGPEWFRMVVNAANHEKDVAWLTNHLRDGVSLEDETERTAMIAVQGPNAVPIVNRLAGEDLSEMSKFTGREFHIAGRAVFGARTGYTGEDGFELILGAEDASVVWRALLDAEVKPCGLAARDVLRLEAGLPLYGHELTKDINPIEAGLGWVVSKTKSFIGSESI
- a CDS encoding ABC transporter ATP-binding protein, with amino-acid sequence MLSIRDLNVYYGAIQALNSVSLDVSEGEIVSIIGSNGAGKSTLLRTISGLVPARSGSISFQGRSLLEWSPDRIVSAGISHAPEGRRIFTNMSTLENLQMGAFTRKDDGIAEDLEFALNTFPRLRERLHQNAGTLSGGEQQMLAIGRALMARPKLMLLDEPSLGLAPTLVKEIFSIIGRLNEQGGTILLVEQNAHRALEIANRGYVLETGRVVLCDTGENLLKSPAVREAYLGGA
- a CDS encoding gamma-glutamyltransferase family protein — translated: MTWQHTRGIVYARRGLACTSHPLASSAGLTVLHTGGSVFDAAIAVSAVLCVVEPSASHLGGDGFAVLFDASRSEVLAANGAGPSPAAGPLSPKHEERGAHAFTVPGLVRLWQRLHERYGRLPFASLLTDAIELAEKGCPVGRRWARAAAGHLGVLRSSKETCEQFLIEGQAPAEGTIVRQQNLAATLYDLASCGPGDFYDGRIGRKLVASLRSLGSAVTEQDLSGFDISLEPPLRIGYRGFDVCGQPPMSQGIVLLEALGILEGFAIARLEPGSADLIHLQVEAHKAAFADRLATLGDGSEVWTHLLSPKTLADRRRTIDPLRASGVGLGPGRAGTDTTSFCIADGEGNAISFIQSVFLPWGAAVVAPGLGILMNNRMNGFDPGEGPNSYAPGKRPVHTLNTYLALKNGRVAFLGGTPGGHVQVQTNLQVIQCIADFGMDAQEAAERPRWAYRTPGWLGRGDLTLDIEDKSDPSAVEQLRARGHPARSIPPWTHPSAVQVIRVAEDGVMSAGSDPRADGQAVGW
- a CDS encoding biotin--[acetyl-CoA-carboxylase] ligase, encoding MLPRELAVLRLRTVGSTQDVAVELVRKGWRQFDAVRADTQTSGRGRWGTDWYSGEGNLAISYILWGIRAPVQAGMIGLAAACSLAEVVEQATGAGCRVRLRWPNDVLVEKCKVAGVLVEVVADPESHPVVVLGVGLNVNAQGFPAELAGRACSIRHLCGKEVDVDGMEITFWDAFRSREPWDAARTVSEFRARDDSAGRQVQTPDGLTGIAIGITDLGYLRVRFPDGSEDDLPSSVVTLRAEGGALGR